In Pseudochaenichthys georgianus chromosome 6, fPseGeo1.2, whole genome shotgun sequence, a single window of DNA contains:
- the LOC117448050 gene encoding protein-L-isoaspartate O-methyltransferase domain-containing protein 2, which translates to MGGAVSAGEDNDDLIDNLKEAYYIRSDLVERAFRAIDRADYYLDEYRDNAYKDLAWRHGNIHLSAPCIYSEVMEALDLCPGLSFLNLGSGTGYLSTMVGLILGPFGVNHGIELHADVIEYAYQKLDSFIKTSDSFDKFEFCEPSFVVGNCLEVPPESRQYDRVYCGAGVQKEHEDYMKNLLKVGGILVMPLEEKLTKITRTGPNSWETKKIISVSFAPLALPKHSPNGKPKTVPLPKYEVRTLQELARICIRHTLRVTTDGRDSLSRGRGSSFSVGRGLAVAGLHKYGPRFKRRRVHRRHCNALVLATRQVVASSGIAPPPLDSNNNQGGGDEDEEEAGEREARQQMRGSRRAGRGAGAVVVEEEETVEEEEEEQQEGEEEGKETGELLRPQPPVNLLRERILGLPLPEPLKMYLLYYREK; encoded by the exons ATGGGCGGAGCTGTCAGTGCCGGAGAGGACAATGACGACTTGATTGACAACCTGAAGGAGGCGTACTACATCCGCTCAGACCTGGTGGAGCGGGCCTTCAGAGCCATCGACCGCGCTGACTATTACCTGGACGAGTACCGGGACAACGCCTACAAG GACTTGGCGTGGCGGCATGGGAACATCCACCTGTCGGCTCCCTGTATCTACTCTGAGGTGATGGAGGCTCTGGACCTCTGCCCCGGACTCTCCTTCCTCAACCTGGGCAGTGGCACCGGGTACCTCAGCACCATGGTCGGCCTCATACTGG GACCCTTCGGAGTGAACCATGGGATCGAGCTCCATGCTGATGTGATTGAGTATGCGTACCAGAAGCTCGACTCCTTCATCAAAACAAGCGACAGCTTCGACAA ATTTGAGTTCTGTGAGCCCTCCTTCGTGGTGGGGAACTGTCTGGAGGTTCCTCCGGAGAGCCGTCAGTACGACCGGGTGTACTGTGGGGCGGGGGTGCAGAAGGAGCATGAGGACTACATGAAGAACCTGCTGAAGGTGGGGGGCATCCTGGTGATGCCTCTAGAGGAGAAG CTGACCAAGATCACCCGCACAGGGCcgaacagctgggagaccaaaaAGATCATCTCTGTGTCCTTCGCCCCTCTGGCGCTGCCCAAACACAGCCCCAATGGAAAACCCAAGACTGTCCCACTGC CCAAGTACGAGGTACGCACGTTGCAGGAGCTGGCTCGTATCTGCATCCGCCACACCCTGAGAGTGACCACGGACGGACGGGACAGCCTATCACGCGGCAGAGGGTCCTCGTTCTCCGTGGGCAGGGGCCTGGCAGTCGCTGGGCTCCATAAGTACGGCCCCCGCTTCAAGCGCAGGCGCGTCCACCGGCGCCACTGCAACGCGCTGGTCCTGGCCACCAGGCAGGTGGTGGCCAGCAGCGgcatcgcccccccccccctggacaGCAACAACAACCAGGGGGGAGGAGACGAGGACGAGGAGGAGGCGGGAGAGAGGGAGGCCCGGCAGCAGATGAGAGGGAGCAGGAGGGCGGGGAGAGGAGCGGGGGCtgtggtggtggaggaggaggagactgtggaggaagaggaggaggagcagcaggagggggaggaagaggggAAGGAGACCGGGGAGCTGCTGCGACCCCAGCCCCCCGTCAACCTCCTAAGAGAGAGGATCCTCGGCCTGCCGCTGCCCGAGCCCCTCAAGATGTACCTGCTGTACTACAGGGAGAAGTGA